One window from the genome of Candidatus Margulisiibacteriota bacterium encodes:
- a CDS encoding DsbA family protein, protein MDKYIRSKSSFVLGLISGVAIVSTIGFIIFGGLFVKKELAGGGWLENNGDDSGVVADNNQPSAGNQPSAAAQPDAAGKVDVKVAATDHIRGNKNAKITIVEFSDYQCPFCVRFHETMKQVMAKYPTQVRWVFKHFPLESIHPYAKKAAMAAECAGEQNKFWEYTDEIFANQTRLNDAYLSTAAKNLKLDAKKFDSCLSSEKYANKVNADLQQGQAYGVRGTPGSFINGTTIPGAVPFEQIDSMIKPLL, encoded by the coding sequence ATGGATAAATACATTCGCTCCAAATCAAGTTTTGTGCTCGGCTTGATCAGCGGTGTGGCGATTGTTTCAACTATCGGTTTTATCATCTTCGGCGGCTTGTTTGTAAAAAAAGAATTGGCCGGCGGCGGCTGGCTAGAAAATAACGGCGATGACTCCGGCGTGGTGGCGGACAACAACCAACCAAGCGCGGGTAATCAGCCAAGCGCGGCGGCGCAACCCGATGCAGCCGGCAAGGTTGACGTTAAGGTGGCCGCAACCGACCACATTCGCGGCAATAAGAACGCTAAAATAACCATCGTTGAATTTTCCGACTACCAGTGCCCCTTCTGCGTCCGCTTTCACGAGACAATGAAACAGGTGATGGCCAAATACCCGACTCAAGTACGCTGGGTTTTCAAACACTTTCCGCTGGAATCAATCCATCCCTATGCTAAAAAAGCTGCCATGGCGGCCGAATGCGCTGGAGAGCAAAATAAGTTCTGGGAATATACCGATGAAATTTTCGCTAATCAAACCCGCCTGAATGATGCTTATTTATCTACTGCCGCAAAAAACCTTAAGCTGGATGCCAAAAAATTTGACAGCTGCCTTTCAAGCGAAAAATACGCAAACAAAGTAAATGCTGATCTCCAACAGGGCCAGGCCTATGGGGTGCGCGGCACCCCCGGTAGCTTCATTAACGGCACAACAATTCCTGGCGCGGTACCATTTGAACAGATTGACTCGATGATCAAACCATTGCTCTAA
- a CDS encoding BlaI/MecI/CopY family transcriptional regulator, with protein MKKREIIGLAKLEMAIMEELWRLGAASVRQVLFVLRKKKKIAYTTVMTVMSRLFEKGILKRRLDENNAYIYTPIQNKEAFSASISKNVINNLINDYGGVAIAQLIDVIGKKNKKELAGLLNKLKEVK; from the coding sequence ATGAAAAAAAGAGAAATTATCGGACTGGCAAAACTGGAAATGGCTATTATGGAAGAACTTTGGCGGCTTGGGGCCGCCTCGGTCCGCCAGGTTTTGTTTGTCCTCAGAAAGAAAAAGAAAATCGCCTATACCACGGTGATGACTGTTATGAGCCGGCTTTTTGAAAAAGGCATATTAAAAAGAAGGCTGGATGAAAATAATGCTTACATTTACACGCCGATCCAAAACAAAGAAGCTTTTTCCGCGTCTATCTCCAAAAATGTCATCAATAATCTGATCAATGATTATGGCGGCGTGGCAATAGCGCAATTGATTGATGTCATCGGTAAAAAAAATAAAAAAGAACTAGCCGGCCTGCTAAACAAACTTAAAGAAGTTAAATAA